A stretch of the Pseudomonas helvetica genome encodes the following:
- a CDS encoding ATP-binding cassette domain-containing protein, which produces MNAANAQLRLQIPPSSSAEQTELHPEFNRAHVRFISVGKTYNGQQGPVAALHGIDLAIQRGEVFGIIGRSGAGKSSLIRTINRLEQPSTGRVLIDQVDIGEFDEDRLVALRRRIGMIFQHFNLMSAKTVWQNVELPLKVAGVPKAEREQKVRELLELVGLQCKHQAYPAQLSGGQKQRVGIARALVHDPEILLCDEATSALDPETTQSILGLLREINQRLGLTIILITHEMAVIRDICDRVVVLEHGRIVEQGPVWEVFGNPQHEVSKTLLAPLQHGLPEELQSRLQAQAQSSESAVVLRLQFTGNSTDEPDLAALFSALGGRVRLLQGGVERIQGHALGQLLLAVTGSSLGAEELHQRASHWAQQVEVLGYVV; this is translated from the coding sequence ATGAATGCCGCCAATGCCCAACTTAGACTGCAAATCCCGCCGTCCAGCAGTGCAGAACAGACCGAGCTGCACCCTGAGTTCAACCGTGCCCATGTGCGCTTTATCAGCGTGGGCAAAACCTACAACGGCCAACAAGGCCCGGTCGCTGCGCTGCACGGCATTGACCTGGCGATCCAGCGCGGTGAAGTGTTCGGCATCATCGGCCGCAGCGGTGCCGGCAAGTCCTCGCTGATCCGCACCATCAACCGCCTCGAACAACCGAGCACCGGTCGGGTGCTGATCGATCAGGTGGACATCGGCGAGTTCGATGAAGACCGTCTGGTGGCGCTGCGGCGGCGGATCGGCATGATCTTCCAGCACTTCAACCTGATGTCGGCGAAAACCGTGTGGCAGAACGTCGAGCTGCCGCTCAAGGTCGCCGGCGTGCCGAAAGCCGAGCGTGAACAGAAGGTCCGTGAACTGCTGGAACTGGTCGGTCTGCAATGCAAACACCAGGCCTATCCGGCGCAGCTCTCGGGTGGGCAAAAACAGCGTGTCGGCATCGCCCGGGCGCTGGTGCACGACCCGGAGATTCTGCTTTGCGATGAGGCCACCTCGGCCCTCGACCCGGAAACCACGCAATCGATCCTCGGCCTGTTGCGCGAGATCAATCAGCGTCTCGGGCTGACGATCATTCTGATCACCCACGAAATGGCGGTAATCCGCGACATTTGTGATCGGGTGGTGGTGCTCGAACACGGGCGGATTGTCGAGCAAGGACCGGTCTGGGAAGTGTTTGGCAACCCGCAGCACGAGGTCAGCAAAACCCTGCTGGCGCCTCTGCAACATGGCTTGCCGGAAGAACTGCAAAGCCGCTTGCAGGCGCAAGCGCAATCGTCGGAATCGGCGGTAGTGCTGCGCTTGCAGTTCACCGGCAACAGCACTGATGAGCCTGATCTGGCGGCGTTGTTCAGTGCGCTCGGCGGTCGCGTGCGCTTGCTGCAAGGCGGCGTCGAACGGATTCAGGGGCACGCCCTAGGGCAATTGTTATTGGCGGTAACCGGTTCGTCCTTGGGCGCCGAAGAGTTGCACCAGCGCGCCAGTCACTGGGCACAACAGGTGGAGGTGCTGGGTTATGTGGTTTGA
- a CDS encoding MetQ/NlpA family ABC transporter substrate-binding protein has translation MKNNLFTLPVKALALALGLFSSMTFATDTPLKIGTTAAFAIPLEAAVEEAGKQGLKVELVEFSDWIAPNVSLASGDIDVNYFQHIPFLENAKAAAGFDLVPFAPGIINNVGLYSKKYKSFDELPEGASVAIANDPINSGRGLQLLAKAGLISLKPGVGYKATEDDIVANPKKLKILQVEAVQLVRAYDDADLVQGYPAYIRLAKTFDAGSALLFDGLDHKEYVIQFVIQPKSKTDPRLIKFVDIYQHSPVVRAALDKAHGKLYQAGWEG, from the coding sequence ATGAAAAACAACTTGTTCACCCTCCCAGTCAAAGCACTGGCCCTGGCCCTCGGCCTCTTCAGCTCCATGACTTTCGCCACCGACACACCGCTGAAAATCGGCACCACCGCAGCCTTCGCCATCCCATTGGAAGCAGCGGTCGAAGAGGCCGGTAAACAAGGCCTGAAGGTCGAGCTGGTGGAGTTCAGCGACTGGATTGCACCGAACGTCAGCCTGGCCTCGGGCGACATCGATGTGAACTACTTCCAGCACATTCCGTTTCTGGAAAACGCCAAGGCCGCTGCCGGGTTTGATCTGGTGCCGTTTGCGCCGGGCATCATCAACAACGTCGGCCTGTACTCGAAGAAATACAAAAGCTTCGACGAGCTTCCCGAGGGCGCTAGCGTGGCCATCGCCAACGACCCGATCAACAGCGGTCGCGGCTTGCAACTGCTGGCCAAGGCCGGGTTGATCAGCCTCAAACCGGGTGTGGGCTACAAGGCGACCGAAGACGACATCGTCGCCAATCCGAAAAAGCTGAAAATCCTTCAGGTTGAAGCCGTGCAACTGGTGCGCGCGTATGACGACGCCGATCTGGTGCAGGGCTACCCGGCCTACATTCGTCTGGCCAAGACCTTCGATGCCGGCTCGGCGCTGCTGTTCGACGGCCTCGATCACAAGGAATACGTGATCCAGTTCGTGATCCAGCCAAAAAGCAAAACCGACCCGCGCCTGATCAAGTTCGTCGACATCTACCAGCATTCGCCGGTGGTTCGCGCCGCGCTGGATAAAGCCCACGGCAAGCTCTACCAAGCTGGCTGGGAAGGCTGA
- a CDS encoding LLM class flavin-dependent oxidoreductase → MPSPLTKKKKILLNAFNMNCIGHINHGLWTHPRDNSTQYKTVEYWTELAQLLERGLFDGLFIADIVGVYDVYQHSVDVPLKESIQLPVNDPLLLVSAMAAVTRNLGFGLTANLTYEPPYLFARRLSTLDHLSRGRVGWNIVTGYLDSAAKAMGLNEQIEHDRRYDQADEYLEVLYKLWEGSWESDAVINDREQRVYAQPSKVHKVEHHGEFYQVEGYHLCEPSPQRTPVLFQAGSSDRGLVFAGQHAECVFISGQNKATTKVQVDKVRASATAAGRNPEDIKVFMGLNVIVGATEELAWAKHAEYLSYASAEAGVAHFSASTGIDFSEYELDEPIQYVKSNAIQSATKNLQNNDWTRRKLLEQHALGGRYITVVGSPEQVADELESWIAETGLDGFNLTRIVTPESYVDFIDLVIPELQRRGSYKTAYDEGTLREKLFHAEAHLPEQHTGSTYRH, encoded by the coding sequence ATGCCCTCGCCTCTGACAAAGAAAAAAAAGATCCTGCTCAATGCCTTCAACATGAACTGCATCGGGCACATCAACCACGGCCTGTGGACTCATCCACGGGACAACTCGACCCAGTACAAGACGGTCGAGTACTGGACCGAACTCGCGCAGTTGCTGGAGCGGGGCTTGTTCGACGGGCTGTTCATCGCCGACATCGTCGGGGTGTATGACGTCTATCAGCACTCGGTCGATGTGCCGCTCAAGGAGTCGATCCAGTTGCCGGTCAACGACCCGCTGCTGCTGGTGTCGGCCATGGCCGCGGTGACCAGGAACCTCGGCTTTGGCCTGACCGCCAACCTGACGTATGAGCCGCCGTACCTGTTCGCCCGGCGCCTGTCGACCCTCGATCACCTGAGCCGTGGCCGGGTCGGCTGGAACATCGTCACCGGCTATCTCGACAGCGCCGCCAAGGCCATGGGCCTGAACGAACAGATCGAACATGACCGACGTTACGACCAGGCCGATGAGTACCTTGAGGTGCTGTATAAACTCTGGGAAGGCAGTTGGGAAAGCGATGCGGTGATCAACGACCGCGAGCAGCGGGTCTACGCCCAACCGAGCAAAGTGCACAAGGTCGAGCACCACGGCGAGTTCTATCAGGTCGAGGGTTATCACCTCTGCGAACCCTCGCCGCAGCGCACGCCGGTGCTGTTTCAGGCCGGCAGTTCGGATCGCGGCCTGGTGTTCGCCGGGCAACACGCCGAGTGCGTGTTCATCAGCGGCCAGAACAAGGCCACGACCAAGGTTCAGGTGGACAAGGTCCGCGCCAGCGCCACCGCTGCCGGGCGCAACCCCGAGGACATCAAGGTCTTCATGGGGCTGAACGTAATCGTCGGTGCAACCGAGGAGCTGGCCTGGGCCAAGCACGCTGAATACCTGAGCTACGCCAGCGCCGAAGCCGGGGTGGCGCATTTCTCGGCGTCCACCGGGATCGACTTTTCCGAATACGAACTCGATGAACCGATCCAGTACGTGAAAAGCAACGCCATCCAGTCCGCCACCAAAAACCTGCAAAACAACGACTGGACCCGACGCAAGTTGCTGGAGCAACACGCCTTGGGCGGCCGCTACATCACCGTGGTCGGCTCGCCTGAACAGGTCGCCGATGAGCTGGAATCCTGGATCGCGGAAACCGGTCTGGACGGCTTCAACCTGACCCGCATCGTCACCCCGGAAAGCTACGTCGATTTCATCGACCTGGTGATTCCCGAGTTGCAACGCCGCGGGTCGTACAAGACCGCTTATGACGAAGGCACCTTGCGCGAAAAGCTGTTTCACGCAGAGGCGCATTTGCCCGAGCAACACACAGGATCCACCTACCGACACTAA
- a CDS encoding SfnB family sulfur acquisition oxidoreductase has product MTLSHPVAVITSDEQALVVASDLAEDFKRDSALRDRERRLPYPELEVFSRSGLWGISVPREYGGAGVSNVTLAKVIALIAQADGSLGQIPQNHFYALEVLRVNGTSEQKKRLYAEVLAGQRFGNALAELGTKTALHRVTSLTPDGNGFRINGRKFYSTGAIYAQRIPTTVVDENGVQQLAFVPRDSQGLTVIDDWSGFGQRTTGSGSVVFEDVYVSADDVIPFQSAFERPTPVGPLAQILHAAIDTGIARAAYEDALHFVRSKTRPWIDSGNDNATEDPLTIKSFGHLSIRLHATEALLERAGEFLDRAQADTNAETIAAASIAVAEARAISTEISLAAGSTLFELSGSQATLAEHGLDRHWRNARVHTLHDPVRWKYHAIGNYYLNDENPPLRGTI; this is encoded by the coding sequence ATGACTCTTTCTCACCCCGTCGCGGTCATCACCAGCGATGAGCAAGCCCTTGTCGTCGCCAGCGATCTGGCCGAAGACTTCAAACGCGACAGCGCCCTGCGCGACCGTGAGCGACGCCTGCCCTACCCCGAACTGGAAGTCTTTTCGCGCTCCGGCCTGTGGGGCATCAGCGTGCCCAGGGAATACGGCGGTGCGGGGGTTTCCAACGTCACCCTGGCCAAAGTCATCGCACTGATCGCCCAGGCCGACGGTTCGCTGGGGCAGATCCCGCAGAACCACTTTTATGCCCTCGAAGTGCTGCGCGTAAACGGTACATCCGAGCAGAAAAAACGCCTGTACGCCGAAGTCCTCGCCGGTCAGCGCTTCGGCAATGCACTGGCCGAACTCGGGACCAAAACCGCTCTCCACCGGGTCACCAGCCTGACTCCCGATGGCAACGGTTTTCGCATCAACGGCCGCAAGTTCTACTCCACCGGGGCGATCTACGCACAACGGATTCCGACCACGGTGGTCGATGAAAACGGCGTCCAGCAACTGGCCTTCGTCCCGCGTGACAGCCAGGGCCTGACGGTCATCGATGACTGGAGCGGCTTCGGCCAGCGCACCACCGGCAGCGGCTCGGTGGTGTTCGAAGACGTCTACGTCTCGGCAGACGACGTGATCCCGTTTCAAAGCGCCTTCGAACGTCCGACCCCGGTCGGCCCGCTGGCGCAGATTCTTCATGCGGCCATCGACACCGGCATTGCTCGCGCAGCCTATGAAGACGCGCTGCATTTCGTGCGAAGCAAAACCCGCCCGTGGATCGACTCCGGCAATGACAACGCCACCGAAGACCCGCTGACGATCAAAAGCTTTGGCCACCTGAGCATTCGCCTGCACGCGACGGAAGCACTGCTGGAGCGTGCAGGAGAATTCCTCGACCGCGCCCAGGCCGACACCAACGCCGAAACGATCGCGGCGGCCTCGATTGCCGTGGCCGAAGCGCGCGCCATCAGCACGGAAATCTCCCTGGCGGCCGGCAGCACGCTGTTCGAACTGTCCGGCAGCCAGGCCACCCTCGCCGAGCACGGGTTGGATCGTCACTGGCGCAACGCCCGCGTGCACACCCTGCACGACCCGGTGCGCTGGAAGTACCACGCAATTGGCAACTACTACCTCAACGATGAAAACCCGCCACTGCGAGGGACTATTTGA
- a CDS encoding SfnB family sulfur acquisition oxidoreductase yields the protein MSNLADANVQSDLDIPPLLLPAQVLRNDAQALEAARELAQVARLQAARRDQQRKLPWAEIEQFTRSGLGSIAIGKAFGGPEVSFVTIAEVFAIISAADPALGQIPQNHFGILNLLQHTANERQKKQLFQSVLDGWRIGNAGPERGTKNTLELKARITADGDGYVINGQKFYSTGALFAHWVAVKALNDDGKQVIAFVRRGTPGLRIVDDWSGFGQRTTASGTVLLNNVRVDADLVVENWRINDSPNIQGAVSQLIQAAIDAGIARGAIDDAISFVRERARPWIDANVERASDDLYVIADIGKLKIELHAAEALLRKAGNVLDQVSAAPVTAESAARASIAVAEAKVLTTEISLLASEKLFELAGSRATLAEFNLDRHWRNARVHTLHDPVRWKYHAVGTYHLNGTLPARHSWI from the coding sequence ATGTCTAATCTGGCAGATGCAAACGTTCAGAGTGATCTGGACATTCCCCCGCTGTTGTTGCCCGCGCAGGTTTTGCGCAACGACGCACAAGCCCTCGAAGCAGCCCGTGAACTTGCTCAGGTCGCCCGCTTGCAAGCCGCGCGACGCGATCAACAGCGCAAGTTGCCCTGGGCGGAAATCGAACAGTTCACCCGCAGTGGCCTGGGCAGTATTGCCATCGGCAAAGCGTTCGGCGGCCCCGAGGTTTCATTCGTCACCATCGCTGAAGTCTTCGCGATCATTTCCGCGGCCGACCCGGCACTCGGGCAAATCCCGCAGAACCACTTCGGGATTCTCAACCTGCTCCAGCACACCGCCAACGAACGACAGAAAAAGCAGCTGTTCCAGAGCGTGCTCGACGGTTGGCGAATCGGCAACGCGGGCCCGGAACGCGGCACCAAAAACACCCTGGAGCTCAAGGCCCGCATCACCGCCGACGGTGATGGCTACGTCATCAATGGTCAGAAGTTTTACTCCACGGGCGCGCTGTTCGCGCACTGGGTCGCAGTCAAGGCACTCAACGACGACGGCAAGCAAGTCATCGCTTTCGTCCGTCGCGGCACTCCGGGGCTGCGCATCGTCGACGACTGGTCGGGCTTCGGCCAGCGCACCACGGCCAGTGGCACCGTGCTGCTGAACAATGTGCGGGTCGATGCTGATCTGGTGGTGGAAAACTGGCGGATCAACGACAGCCCGAACATCCAGGGCGCCGTGTCACAGCTGATTCAAGCCGCCATCGACGCCGGCATTGCCCGCGGCGCCATCGATGACGCCATCAGCTTCGTTCGCGAACGCGCACGGCCGTGGATCGACGCCAACGTCGAACGCGCCAGCGATGACCTCTACGTGATTGCCGACATCGGCAAACTGAAAATCGAACTGCACGCTGCCGAAGCGCTACTGCGCAAAGCCGGGAACGTGCTCGATCAAGTCAGCGCCGCGCCGGTCACCGCCGAGTCCGCAGCCCGTGCCTCGATTGCCGTCGCCGAGGCCAAGGTGCTGACCACCGAAATCTCGCTGCTGGCCAGCGAAAAGCTCTTCGAGCTGGCCGGCAGCCGCGCCACCCTCGCCGAGTTCAACCTCGATCGCCACTGGCGCAACGCCCGCGTGCACACCCTGCACGATCCGGTGCGCTGGAAGTACCACGCCGTGGGCACTTATCACCTGAACGGCACTTTACCCGCACGGCATTCCTGGATCTGA
- the tcyN gene encoding L-cystine ABC transporter ATP-binding protein TcyN, whose protein sequence is MIVVEKLTKQFKGQVVLNGIDLKVEEGEVVAIIGPSGSGKTTFLRCLNFLEEPTSGRIKVGDIEIDGSRPLNQQQSLVRRLRQHVGFVFQNFNLFPHRTALENVIEGPLVVKKMPKDQALALGRKLLAKVGLAGKEDAYPRRLSGGQQQRVAIARALAMEPEVILFDEPTSALDPELVGEVLAAIRSLAEEKRTMVIVTHEMSFARDVANRVVFFDKGVIVEQGEAKALFANPKEERTRQFLNKFLNSRS, encoded by the coding sequence ATGATTGTCGTGGAAAAACTGACAAAGCAGTTCAAGGGTCAAGTGGTGCTCAATGGCATCGATCTGAAGGTTGAAGAAGGCGAGGTGGTGGCAATCATCGGCCCTAGCGGCTCGGGCAAGACCACCTTCCTGCGTTGCCTGAACTTTCTTGAAGAACCCACCAGCGGCCGGATCAAGGTCGGCGACATCGAGATCGATGGCAGCCGCCCGCTGAACCAGCAGCAGAGCCTGGTGCGCCGGTTGCGCCAGCATGTCGGTTTCGTGTTTCAGAACTTCAATCTGTTCCCTCATCGCACGGCCCTGGAAAACGTCATCGAAGGCCCTTTGGTGGTGAAGAAAATGCCAAAGGACCAAGCATTGGCGCTGGGTCGAAAACTGCTGGCCAAGGTCGGCCTGGCAGGCAAGGAAGACGCCTATCCGCGCAGGCTGTCCGGTGGGCAGCAACAGCGCGTGGCAATCGCCCGGGCGCTGGCCATGGAGCCGGAAGTGATTCTCTTCGACGAACCAACCTCGGCGCTCGATCCGGAACTGGTCGGCGAAGTGCTGGCGGCCATTCGCAGTCTGGCCGAAGAAAAACGCACGATGGTCATCGTTACCCACGAAATGAGTTTTGCTCGTGATGTGGCGAACCGGGTGGTGTTTTTCGACAAGGGCGTCATTGTCGAACAAGGTGAAGCAAAGGCATTGTTTGCCAATCCAAAAGAAGAACGAACCCGACAATTCCTCAACAAGTTCCTCAACTCCCGAAGTTAA
- the tcyL gene encoding cystine ABC transporter permease produces MEEAFQLALDSAPFLLKGAYFTVILSLGGMFFGLLLGFSLALMRLSRFKLVSWIARIYVSFFRGTPLLVQLFVIYYGLPQLGIELDPLPAALIGFSLNMAAYACEILRAAISSIERGQWEAAASIGMTRAQTLRRAILPQAARTALPPLGNSFISLVKDTALAATIQVPELFRQAQLITARTFEIFTMYLAAALIYWVLATVLSHLQNQLEERVNRHDQES; encoded by the coding sequence ATGGAAGAAGCTTTCCAACTCGCACTGGACTCCGCGCCCTTTTTGCTCAAGGGCGCGTATTTCACGGTCATCCTCAGCCTGGGCGGGATGTTCTTTGGTCTGTTGCTGGGGTTTAGCCTGGCCTTGATGCGCTTGTCGCGCTTCAAGCTGGTGAGCTGGATCGCCCGCATCTATGTGTCGTTCTTTCGCGGCACGCCGTTGCTGGTGCAACTGTTCGTGATCTATTACGGCTTGCCGCAATTGGGTATCGAACTTGATCCGCTGCCAGCGGCCTTGATCGGCTTCTCGCTGAACATGGCTGCCTACGCCTGCGAAATCCTCCGTGCCGCGATCAGTTCCATCGAACGCGGCCAGTGGGAAGCCGCTGCCAGTATCGGCATGACCCGCGCGCAAACCCTGCGCCGGGCCATCCTGCCGCAAGCTGCGCGAACGGCGTTGCCGCCACTGGGCAACAGCTTCATTTCGCTGGTCAAGGACACCGCGCTGGCGGCGACCATTCAGGTGCCGGAACTGTTCCGTCAGGCACAGCTGATCACCGCCCGTACCTTCGAAATTTTTACCATGTATCTTGCCGCCGCACTGATCTACTGGGTGCTTGCAACGGTGCTCTCGCACCTGCAAAACCAGTTGGAAGAGCGGGTCAATCGGCACGACCAGGAGTCCTGA
- the tcyJ gene encoding cystine ABC transporter substrate-binding protein: MNFSAFRRNLLVGSLGLVLGAGLLGQAVAGEQLQKIKEAGVINVGLEGTYPPFSFVDANGKLAGFEVEFSEALAKELGVKVKLQPTKWDGILAALESKRLDAVINQVTISEERKKKYDFSEPYTVSGIQALVLTKKVAELNIKTAADLTGKKVGVGLGTNYEQWVKANVPGAEVRTYEDDPTKFQDLRVGRTDVILIDRLAALEYAKKAKDTTAAGEAFSRQEAGIALRKGEPELLAAVNKAIDKLRADGTLKKLSEKYFSADVTQ, from the coding sequence ATGAATTTTTCCGCATTTCGTCGAAATCTGCTGGTGGGCTCGCTGGGCCTGGTACTCGGTGCTGGCCTGTTGGGGCAAGCAGTGGCCGGTGAGCAGCTGCAAAAAATCAAGGAAGCTGGCGTGATCAACGTCGGCCTGGAAGGCACTTATCCACCGTTCAGTTTCGTCGATGCCAACGGCAAACTGGCCGGCTTCGAAGTGGAGTTCTCCGAAGCCCTGGCCAAAGAGCTGGGCGTGAAGGTCAAACTGCAACCGACCAAATGGGACGGCATCCTCGCGGCGCTGGAGTCCAAGCGCCTGGACGCAGTGATCAACCAGGTGACCATCTCCGAAGAGCGCAAGAAGAAGTATGACTTCTCCGAGCCTTACACCGTTTCCGGGATTCAGGCGCTGGTGCTGACGAAGAAGGTTGCGGAGCTGAACATCAAGACCGCCGCCGACCTGACCGGCAAGAAAGTCGGCGTAGGCCTGGGCACCAACTATGAGCAGTGGGTAAAGGCCAATGTGCCGGGTGCTGAAGTCCGCACCTACGAAGATGATCCGACCAAGTTCCAGGACCTGCGCGTTGGCCGCACCGACGTCATTCTGATCGACCGCCTCGCCGCGCTGGAATACGCCAAGAAGGCCAAGGACACCACCGCCGCTGGCGAAGCGTTCTCCCGTCAGGAAGCCGGCATTGCCCTGCGCAAAGGCGAGCCTGAGCTGCTGGCTGCGGTGAACAAGGCCATCGACAAGCTGCGTGCCGACGGTACGCTGAAAAAGCTTTCGGAAAAATACTTCAGCGCTGACGTCACCCAATAA
- a CDS encoding D-cysteine desulfhydrase has translation MIKQQLARFNRLDLLANATALEKLERLSTWLGRDVYVKRDDLTPLAMGGNKLRKLEYLAADALAQGADTLITAGAIQSNHVRQTAALAAKLGLGCVALLENPIGTDDSNYLGNGNRLLLDLFDAKVELVENLDNADQQLQALAERLRSNGKKPYLVPIGGSNALGALGYVRAGLELAGQIEDSGLEFAAVVLASGSAGTHSGLALALSEVLPDLPVIGVTVSRSDEDQRPKVQGLAERTAELLGVNLPASFKVQLWDEYFAPRYGEPNAGTLAAVKLLASQEGLLLDPVYTGKAMAGLLDGIGRQRFNDGPIIFLHTGGAPALFAYSSAF, from the coding sequence ATGATCAAACAACAGCTGGCTCGTTTTAATCGTCTGGACCTTCTTGCCAATGCTACCGCGCTGGAAAAACTCGAACGCTTGTCGACCTGGCTAGGGCGTGATGTCTACGTCAAACGTGACGACCTGACACCGTTGGCCATGGGCGGCAACAAGCTGCGCAAACTCGAATACCTCGCCGCCGACGCGCTCGCGCAAGGTGCCGATACGCTGATCACCGCTGGCGCCATCCAGTCCAACCATGTGCGTCAGACGGCAGCGCTTGCCGCCAAACTGGGCCTGGGCTGCGTCGCCTTGCTGGAGAATCCGATCGGCACTGATGACAGTAATTACCTGGGCAACGGCAATCGCCTGCTGCTGGACTTGTTCGATGCCAAGGTCGAGCTGGTAGAGAACCTCGATAACGCCGACCAACAGTTACAAGCCCTGGCCGAGCGTCTGCGCAGTAACGGCAAAAAACCTTATCTGGTGCCGATTGGCGGCTCCAACGCCTTGGGCGCGCTGGGCTATGTACGAGCCGGACTGGAGCTGGCCGGGCAAATCGAGGACAGCGGCCTGGAGTTCGCCGCCGTGGTGCTGGCTTCGGGCAGCGCCGGGACTCACAGCGGTCTGGCGTTGGCGCTGAGCGAAGTACTGCCGGACTTGCCGGTGATCGGCGTCACCGTTTCGCGCAGCGACGAAGACCAGCGACCGAAAGTCCAGGGCCTGGCCGAGCGCACTGCCGAACTGCTGGGCGTGAACCTGCCGGCGAGTTTCAAGGTGCAATTGTGGGACGAGTATTTCGCTCCGCGTTACGGCGAGCCGAACGCTGGAACCCTCGCTGCCGTCAAGTTGCTGGCCAGCCAGGAAGGGCTGTTGCTCGACCCGGTCTACACCGGCAAGGCCATGGCCGGCTTGCTCGACGGTATCGGCCGGCAGCGCTTCAATGACGGCCCGATCATCTTCCTGCACACCGGAGGTGCGCCGGCGTTGTTTGCCTATAGCTCGGCGTTTTGA
- the epsC gene encoding serine O-acetyltransferase EpsC gives MSQRSSHWQLQTIVSQLRTARDQWRAQNGRISGEQGGRELPSRAAMAEILEALCGALFPMRLGPVDLREESEDFYVGHTLDVALNALLAQARLELRYVARQSARVDTEVEARAISLIQDFALALPGLRSLLDSDVLAAYHGDPAARSVDEVLLCYPGILAVIHHRLAHHLYRAGLPLLARISAEIAHSATGIDIHPGAQIGRSFFIDHGTGVVIGETAIIGERVRIYQAVTLGAKRFPADEDGQLQKGHPRHPIVEDDVVIYAGATILGRITIGKGSTIGGNVWLTRSVPAGCNLTQANLQHDDGTQK, from the coding sequence GTGAGCCAGCGTTCCAGCCATTGGCAATTACAGACCATCGTCAGCCAACTGCGCACTGCCCGCGACCAGTGGCGTGCGCAGAACGGTCGTATCAGCGGCGAGCAGGGCGGGCGTGAGCTGCCATCGCGTGCGGCGATGGCGGAGATTCTCGAAGCATTGTGCGGTGCGCTGTTCCCGATGCGCCTGGGCCCGGTGGATCTGCGTGAAGAGAGCGAAGACTTTTACGTCGGGCATACGCTGGATGTGGCGCTGAACGCGCTGCTGGCTCAGGCGCGGTTGGAGCTGCGCTATGTCGCGCGACAAAGCGCCCGGGTCGATACCGAAGTCGAGGCGCGGGCGATCAGCCTGATCCAGGATTTCGCCCTGGCCTTGCCAGGTCTGCGCAGCCTGTTGGATTCCGATGTACTGGCGGCGTATCACGGTGACCCGGCAGCACGCAGTGTCGATGAAGTGCTGCTGTGCTATCCGGGGATTCTGGCGGTGATTCACCATCGTCTGGCCCACCATTTGTACCGCGCCGGGCTGCCATTGCTGGCGCGGATCAGCGCGGAAATCGCGCACTCGGCCACCGGCATCGACATTCACCCGGGCGCGCAGATCGGCCGTAGCTTCTTCATCGACCACGGCACGGGCGTGGTGATCGGCGAAACCGCGATCATCGGCGAGCGGGTACGCATTTACCAGGCCGTGACCCTCGGCGCCAAACGCTTCCCGGCTGATGAAGACGGCCAGTTGCAGAAGGGCCATCCGCGCCATCCGATCGTTGAAGACGACGTGGTGATCTATGCCGGCGCGACCATCCTCGGACGGATCACCATCGGCAAGGGCTCGACCATCGGCGGTAACGTCTGGCTGACTCGCAGCGTACCGGCCGGATGCAATTTGACCCAGGCGAACTTGCAGCATGATGACGGGACGCAGAAGTAA